A window of the Dictyostelium discoideum AX4 chromosome 4 chromosome, whole genome shotgun sequence genome harbors these coding sequences:
- the csnk2b gene encoding hypothetical protein, with product MDRKYKDTSSEEEDSLNEDEMAWIPWYCNLKGNEFFATIDEDYINDDFNLTGLSSLVQFYDSALGIILDSDPDDPLSEDQQEALERSADILYGLIHARYILTPKGLAHMHEKFKKAEFGRCPRVFCQNQPVLPVGLADMQGVDTVKVYCPRCNDIFNPKYRRHSHIDGAYFGTTFPHLLLITYPELIPTKPPQQYIPKIYGFKIHKSARERQLQIQQKKNSLSNNNQNNQNNNINNNNNNNNNNNNNNNNNNNNQQNNNNQQNNNTNK from the exons atggATAGAAAATATAAAGATACATCCTCAGAAGAAGAGGATTCATTAAACGAGGATGAAATGGCTTGGATTCCTTGGTATTGCAATTTAAAAGGAAATGAATTCTTTGCAACCATTGACGAAGATTATATAAATGATGATTTCAATCTTACTGGTTTAAGTTCATTAGTTCAATTTTATGATAGCGCTTTAGGAATAATTTTAGATTCTGATCCAG atgaCCCATTAAGTGAAGATCAACAAGAAGCATTAGAAAGATCAGCTGATATTCTTTATGGTTTAATTCATGCAAGATATATTTTGACACCAAAAGGTCTTGCACATATGCacgaaaaatttaaaaaagcaGAGTTTGGCAGATGTCCACGTGTTTTTTGTCAAAATCAACCAGTCCTTCCAGTAGGTTTAGCAGATATGCAAGGTGTTGATACAGTTAAAGTCTATTGCCCAAGATGCAATGACATTTTTAATCCAAAATACAGAAGACATTCACATATTGATGGTGCTTATTTCGGTACCACTTTTCCAcatcttttattaattactTACCCTGAATTAATTCCAACcaaaccaccacaacaatatATTCCTAAAATATATGGTTTCAAAATTCATAAATCTGCAAGAGAACGTCAacttcaaattcaacaaaaaaagaatagtctttcaaataataatcaaaataatcaaaataataatattaacaataataataataacaataacaataacaataataataataataataataataataaccaacaaaataataataaccaacaaaataataatacaaataaataa
- a CDS encoding P-type ATPase: protein MVKYHFQGLSDNKVKENREKYGSNTLPPVEIESFFSKLMENFQDPLIHILCVALVITVILSFVGYAEWFEGVGIASAVFLATFVSTYSEYKNENSFQELQEKASRVKCNVFRNGSHISEVYGFDVVVGDLVLLQAGDKIPADGRLVAGELHVNQSTLNGEPHLEKKIVAPENYEPTTRNDFLDHYLCFRGTVVEDGEGVLLVSAVGSSTLYGELAIELSKADERESPLQIKLSNLADGISTIGYIGAGFIVISFLFKQFVMDNNYNWSEISTYISNYPIVLKDIVNSITLAIIIIVVAVPEGLPMMIAIVLSLNMRKLLKAKVLVRKLLGIETAGSLDILFVDKTGTLTKGKFIPRTFISGSAHTYKGFNQIPKELREVLSFTVRESTSSVIGEDGQIVGGNASDKALLQFLDKESLLADYQVKVEKEILFHSERKYSAALLKVPLSGGPTGKAPKGIVTCSHKLKNDERYVEITCLKGAPEIVLNRCTSHFNEDGHIEPIPDSVGLTNSINSLSEQGIRVIAVAVSREPLVETETLPNSLILVGIVGVYDEIREESRSSIQTARSAGIQVVMITGDKKETAIAVAHQIGLISPGEESQPGVVLTSFELQNLSDNKLANMLPHLRVVSRALPSDKVRFVNVAQSLHKVVGMTGDGVNDSAALKHADVGFAMGSGSEVSKEAADIVILDDNFASITQAVLYGRTIYKSIQKFIVFQSTINVASTLIVFLGPFMGFDFPLTLIQLLWVNLVMDTLAALAFGGEPALTRYMQEKPIKRDQSIITSRMWGSILGGGPFISAMSILFLTNDYVEAFFTRNGEPYQPAFLTAFFAFFIFLSVINAFNVRTSRLNLFDHLFDNKGFIVVVFFIFFVQIVFTYIGGKILRTVGLTSSEWALVVAMSFSVIPFDLIRKFALNLFLFKSKKNINKTD from the exons atggtaaaatatcattttcaagGCTTAAGTGATAATAAAGTCAAAGAAAATAGAGAAAAATATGGAAGTAATACATTACCACCAGTAGAGattgaatcattttttaGTAAATTGATGGAGAATTTTCAAGATCCATTGATTCATATTTTATGTGTAGCATTAGTGATCACGGTGATCTTATCATTTGTAGGATATGCGGAATGGTTTGAGGGTGTTGGTATTGCATCAGCAGTATTTTTAGCAACATTTGTATCAACCTATAGTGAATATAAGAATGAGAATTCATTTCAAGAACTTCAAGAGAAAGCATCAAGAGTGAAATGTAACGTTTTTAGAAATGGATCACACATTTCCGAAGTCTATGGATTCGATGTTGTAGTTGGTGATTTAGTACTCCTTCAAGCGGGTGATAAGATTCCAGCAGATGGTCGTTTAGTTGCAGGCGAACTTCACGTCAATCAATCGACCCTCAATGGAGAACCACACCTCGAAAAGAAGATTGTAGCCCCAGAAAACTATGAACCAACCACCAGAAACGATTTCTTGGATCATTATCTATGTTTTAGAGGTACAGTGGTCGAGGATGGTGAAGGTGTACTCTTGGTGTCAGCCGTTGGTTCATCAACGCTCTATGGTGAACTCGCTATTGAACTTTCAAAAGCCGATGAAAGAGAATCCCCActtcaaattaaattatcaaatttagcCGATGGTATTAGTACCATTGGTTATATTGGCGCTGGTTTCATTGTTATTAGTTTCCTCTTTAAACAATTTGTTATGGATaacaattacaattggtCCGAAATCTCAACTTACATTTCAAATTATCCAATCGTTCTAAAAGATATTGTAAATTCTATCACCTTGgccatcattatcattgtAGTTGCAGTTCCTGAAGGTTTACCAATGATGATTGCAATCGTTTTATCCTTAAACATGAGAAAGCTTTTAAAAGCAAAAGTTTTAGTACGTAAATTATTAGGTATTGAAACTGCTGGTAGTTTAGATATTCTTTTTGTTGATAAAACTGGTACACTTACAAAAGGTAAATTTATTCCAAGAACTTTTATTTCTGGTTCAGCTCATACTTATAAAGGTTTTAATCAAATTCCAAAAGAATTAAg agAAGTTTTATCATTTACAGTTAGagaatcaacatcatcagtTATTGGTGAAGATGGTCAAATTGTTGGTGGTAATGCATCAGATAAAgcattattacaatttttagATAAAGAATCATTATTAGCAGATTATCAAGTTAAAGTTGAAAAAGAGATACTTTTCCATTCAGAGAGAAAATATTCAGCAGCATTATTAAAGGTACCATTAAGTGGTGGACCAACTGGTAAAGCACCAAAAGGTATTGTAACTTGTTCAcataaattaaagaatgatGAAAGATATGTTGAGATCACTTGTTTAAAGGGAGCACCAGAGATTGTATTAAATCGTTGTACCTCTCATTTCAATGAGGATGGTCATATTGAACCAATTCCAGATAGTGTCGGTTTAACCAATTCAATCAATAGTCTCTCTGAACAAGGTATTCGTGTTATTGCAGTTGCTGTTTCTCGTGAACCATTGGTTGAAACTGAAACCCTTCCTAATAGTCTTATTCTCGTTGGTATCGTTGGTGTTTACGATGAAATTCGTGAAGAATCTCGTTCATCCATTCAAACAGCTCGTTCCGCAGGTATTCAAGTAGTTATGATCACTGgtgataaaaaagaaactgCCATTGCCGTAGCTCATCAAATTGGTTTAATCTCTCCTGGTGAAGAATCTCAACCAGGTGTCGTTCTCACTTCATTTGAGTTACAAAATTTATCTGACAATAAATTGGCCAATATGCTTCCACATCTTCGTGTGGTTTCAAGAGCACTTCCATCCGATAAAGTACGTTTTGTTAATGTAGCTCAATCACTTCATAAAGTGGTTGGTATGACTGGTGATGGTGTCAATGATTCAGCTGCTCTCAAACATGCCGATGTTGGTTTCGCTATGGGTTCAGGTTCAGAGGTTAGTAAAGAAGCTGCCGATATTGTAATTCTCGATGATAATTTCGCCTCAATCACTCAAGCCGTTCTCTATGGTAGAACCATTTACAAATCCATTCAAAAGTTTATCGTTTTCCAATCTACAATCAATGTCGCCTCAACTCTTATCGTATTCTTGGGACCATTTATGGGCTTTGATTTCCCGTTAACtttaattcaattgttaTGGGTTAACTTGGTAATGGATACTTTGGCTGCTCTCGCATTTGGTGGTGAACCAGCACTCACTCGTTACATGCAAGAGAAACCAATCAAAAGAGATCAATCCATTATCACCAGTAGAATGTGGGGTTCAATTTTAGGTGGAGGTCCTTTCATCTCTGCAATGTCTATTCTTTTCCTTACCAATGACTATGTTGAAGCTTTCTTCACTCGTAATGGTGAACCATATCAACCAGCTTTCTTGACTGCATTTTTtgcatttttcattttcctcTCTGTCATCAATGCCTTTAACGTTCGTACTAGCCGTTTGAATCTCTTTGATCATTTGTTTGATAATAAAGGTTTCATTGTAGTTgtgtttttcattttctttgttCAAATCGTTTTCACCTATATTGGTGGTAAGATTCTCAGAACCGTTGGTCTCACTTCCAGTGAATGGGCTTTGGTTGTAGCAATGTCCTTCTCAGTAATACCTTTTGACCTCATTAGAAA